Proteins encoded by one window of Serratia nevei:
- the mnmE gene encoding tRNA uridine-5-carboxymethylaminomethyl(34) synthesis GTPase MnmE — MSTTDTIVAQATPPGRGGVGILRISGSQAKDVAQALLGKLPKPRYADYLPFRDATGATLDQGIALWFPGPNSFTGEDVLELQGHGGPVILDLLLKRVLALPDVRIARPGEFSERAFLNDKLDLAQAEAIADLIDASSEQAARSAMNSLQGAFSTRIHQLVEALTHLRIYVEAAIDFPDEEIDFLSDGKIEAQLNDVMADLDSVRGEARQGSLLREGMKVVIAGRPNAGKSSLLNALAGREAAIVTDIAGTTRDVLREHIHIDGMPLHIIDTAGLRDASDEVERIGIERAWNEIEQADRVLFMVDGTTTAATEPAEIWPEFMARLPGTLPITVVRNKADITGETLGLTEVNNHSLIRLSARTGEGVDVLRDHLKQSMGFTSNMEGGFLARRRHLQALELAAQHLVQGKEQLVSAYAGELLAEELRQAQLALSEITGEFTSDDLLGRIFSSFCIGK, encoded by the coding sequence ATGAGCACCACCGATACCATCGTAGCCCAAGCCACCCCGCCGGGACGCGGCGGCGTCGGCATTCTGCGCATTTCCGGAAGCCAGGCCAAAGACGTCGCCCAGGCGTTGCTCGGCAAGCTGCCGAAGCCGCGCTACGCTGACTATCTGCCGTTCCGCGACGCCACGGGCGCCACCCTCGATCAGGGCATCGCGCTGTGGTTCCCGGGGCCGAACTCCTTTACCGGCGAAGACGTGCTGGAACTGCAGGGCCACGGCGGGCCGGTGATCCTCGATCTGTTGCTCAAGCGCGTGCTGGCGCTGCCCGACGTGCGCATCGCACGGCCCGGCGAGTTCTCCGAACGCGCGTTCCTCAACGACAAACTCGATTTGGCGCAGGCCGAAGCGATTGCCGATCTGATCGACGCCAGCTCCGAGCAGGCGGCACGTTCGGCGATGAACTCGCTGCAGGGCGCCTTCTCCACCCGCATCCACCAGCTCGTGGAAGCGCTCACTCACCTGCGAATCTACGTGGAAGCGGCGATCGACTTCCCCGACGAGGAAATCGACTTCCTGTCCGACGGTAAAATCGAGGCGCAGCTCAACGACGTAATGGCGGATCTGGACAGCGTGCGCGGCGAAGCGCGCCAGGGCAGCCTGCTGCGCGAAGGGATGAAGGTGGTGATCGCCGGGCGTCCCAACGCCGGTAAATCCAGCCTGCTCAATGCGTTAGCCGGGCGCGAGGCGGCGATCGTCACCGATATCGCCGGCACCACCCGCGACGTCCTGCGCGAACATATCCATATCGACGGCATGCCGCTGCACATCATCGACACCGCCGGCCTGCGCGACGCCAGCGACGAAGTTGAGCGTATCGGTATCGAACGTGCCTGGAACGAGATCGAACAGGCCGACAGAGTGCTGTTTATGGTTGACGGCACCACCACCGCCGCCACCGAGCCGGCGGAGATTTGGCCGGAGTTTATGGCGCGCCTTCCGGGCACGCTGCCGATCACCGTGGTGCGCAACAAAGCCGACATCACCGGTGAAACGCTGGGTCTGACAGAAGTGAACAACCACTCACTTATTCGCCTGTCGGCGCGCACCGGCGAAGGCGTCGATGTGCTGCGCGATCATCTGAAACAGAGCATGGGCTTCACCAGCAACATGGAAGGCGGCTTCCTGGCGCGCCGTCGCCACCTGCAGGCGCTGGAGCTGGCGGCACAGCACCTGGTACAAGGCAAAGAACAGTTAGTGAGCGCTTACGCGGGCGAGCTGTTGGCCGAGGAGCTGCGCCAGGCGCAGCTGGCCTTGAGTGAAATCACCGGCGAATTCACCTCCGACGACCTGCTGGGCCGCATCTTCTCCAGCTTCTGTATCGGTAAATAA